The window TCACCTACATTGATGATATAGTGAAGGGTTGTTTGGCTGCATTGGatactagtagtatagtaCTCAACAGTTCTTCGTATTTATCCTCTGTAGTTAATAAAGGGCTTTTGATAAAAATCTAGTTCTAATTGGTTTCAGCGGTAGCTGTTGCAATTCAATTTGGTGAAAACCAAATTTGTTTCAGCAGTTTAAAGGaagtgatattattttaagtcAATGACATTACTGCAAACACTGCGTCGAGGATATAGTAGCTAACGGACCATTTCTTTTCCtcttcaagaaaaaaaaatactagcaaTAACGAATTCCTAGTCACCTGAAAAGTGAAAACTTGTTTATAGGTAATCTGTTGCATCTGATCAAACTATTTTCGGACCCATGGCTCCAAAACACACACACCCATCTGAAGACTGAGAAAGAGAGACGATTACACTTGGTGCAAGACGTGGCGGTCTTGGGTggcaaaacacacacacatccatCTGAAAGATTGTTGGCGTCTTGGCTGGAAGTAGAAACAATGTCAGCTCAAAATGAAGAATCAAATCATGCAACCTGACGATGGTGATGATGGTTGCAACGGCAAAAGAAGCCTACACCGAGATCAGAAGTCATATTTTGTTCTTCCACTTCTCAAGATAAGGCAGAGCATATCAGGGAGGTTTGAAGAAGACGACAGGAAGTTCCAGGCCTCGAGCATCAGTCGCTTTCTTGATCCTTTGAAATGAACTACCTATGTCCAGAAATTAGGCagaatttgaaagaaaaatgttgttCAAAAACCTGAGCCAGAAAATGaataacaaatcaattttCAGCAGTCCATAAGCATATATTTTACCTTCACATCCAAAGGCATTCCATGAAATTGGCCTGCACCTTCGGGTGGTGTCCAGTTATAAAGAGAGCATGGTAGGAAAAGCACTGAAGCACCGCCAATCATGTCTTGGAAAGCTTCTCCTCTGGAGAACCTTTTTATGTTAAAGTTAGGTTTAGATTTAACAACCCATGCAAGAGCTAATTGGTCTCCAAGCATTCGAGAAGCTTGCATAAATTTTGAACTGTAAACTGCTAGTACTTCTTGTAAGAATGCCACACCCCTGTAGACAaaaagagagtattatttattcattttattcactCATATCAAGCACAAAAGTTCATCATATGGACTAGAAAAATTTGCTCAGAAACTCAAAGTTTCTTGCAACTTGCAATCGAATCATAAATATAGAGCAAAGAGGGAAAAAATGTACCTCTGAATTCCATCAGCAGTACCCCTTACAGCAATGAATCCTGAATTTAGAGGTTGATCTTTGTTGTTCCGAAATGTAAGAGCCAGATCAAAATTAGGATAGTCGGAAAATATTTCTCCAAGGTCCCCTATTACTGCTATGTCAGAATCcgtgaaaatgaaatgagtcaCTTGTTCCTGCTTTTGTTTCAGCTTCTCAAGTCTTGTTTGCAGAAACATCTGCAGAAACAACAGTATTGCAATTGAGTGTGGGAAAGTCTTGCTACTGAACTgtaaatcaatttataaagaaaatctGCCAAAAGTTCTTACATACATGATAAAACATAAGCTctaacttaaataaataaagatgtCCATTAGTAGAAGTGAAGTGCAATATGAAGAGAATTTACACAGAAGAAATTTAACATACATAATTTgcttatatttattactacctccgtccacgaaaatttgtcccatttttccatttccgtccgtcccccaaaatttgtcccatttcacttttaccatttttggtattgATTATCACCTTTATATCCTTCATATAAAGTATCTAGTACATATAAGAGTCATCAAACTTAGTTAGGAAAAAGAATGTCCTAATTCCCAAAATGCCCTGCGCTCTTACAATGTAAGACCTGATTCTTTGAAGCATCAACTTGTCTCTCGAATATTCACCTTGTATTGGTTGAATGGTGACGATATCTCTATGCAGCGGGAGATCAACGGCAGGATCAGTAAGAATGATAACATGACTTTCAGGCATGGTTACCTAGAATCATAATAGACCATCAAATTAGTAGACTCAACTGAGAAAATTTAATGACATTCAGACATTGCACATACAGCATCCAGATAGTGTGATTAATATGACCCAGTCGGGACAAGTGGAAATATAATGGGAAAGATGGtgtcatatatataattcaagTCCATATTACTAAAGTTCATTATGGATGTATAGTTCTTCATAAACTGCTGGCAGTTATGgtattaaaattgtttttcagGAAGCTTCTAGAAAACAGCAAATGCCTACCAATGGTTGCTCATACACAGAGACTACAAGAATTCCAACCCCATTCCTAGGGACTAAGCCTTATGATAAATGAAAGGTGTAAAGAATCAAAAATTAAGACAGACTTAAAACTATTGACTATGGATATCTGGCCCGCTGACTTCAGAAATGTTTtccatgatattttttctaatagtATTCGCAGATGATCCACATCCAATTTTTAAACAGAGATAACAGTAGCTCATATTGTAAAGTAGACAGTTTCTGCAAAGCAAGGCAAATCTATTTCACAAACCAGATTGTCAACATGTTGCTTAAGCTATAATACGCAATTCAGCTTAATCTTATGGAAGCATGAAGAAAAATTAGCATAGATATCCAAGATAATCATGATATCTAAACAGCTCTTAagttatgtgaaaatgcatgaagagtcattttcatattcaCCATATAAAGAGGAAGGAGGAGACAAGAATGCTACTTCCCATTTATCTTTGTTAGATGACAAATAACTACGCATGTGGATAGGAATAGAATTTCCAGATATCATTACTTGTATATaagattaatttgaattataattttcaacaACTGATTATTCATAAAACTTATACCTGTAAAAATCCTATGCATACTAATATTTCAGCTTACGACTGGTCATGTGAGTCAAACTCATTTCAATAATTGTAGCTTTGAAAGTGTGATAAAGAAATACCtgaacaaaatttaagaaaacatTCAAAATAGCCATCGACCTCTCCACCTTGTTGTATGACACGTTCCCAACACTAACCAAGTCATTTCGTCTACTGTCACTGTCAGCAGTGGAGTTGTAAGTAGTGAACACAGTGACTAAAGCTACATGGTCCGTTGGGAGAGAGTTGTTACGAAACTTCAGAATTTGTGTTCGATTAAGAGCCCTTGTTCCTGAAAATATTGCAGGTCCAGCACTCAGATAATGAATGATATGCTTATTATAGTCATGAATTCTTACTGgacatttaaatatacaaGAACAAATAGTAGGAAAATATAGGTTTAAAACTGTGCATGGATAAAACTGGTATGGAATCATCAAAGTGCTCATGCCTGTAGCCTGAATTAGATAGCGAGGAACGTAATATGCAGTTCTAGATCCAGCAAGAATGGAAACCCTTTTAt is drawn from Salvia hispanica cultivar TCC Black 2014 chromosome 6, UniMelb_Shisp_WGS_1.0, whole genome shotgun sequence and contains these coding sequences:
- the LOC125196814 gene encoding uncharacterized protein LOC125196814, which encodes MVLGKRICVGWNRLLLLLPAVILIPHFLSVKELHQQMDSRDVPKEKPKKPDHLIQGPAAGEGLHNRLQCQGTRALNRTQILKFRNNSLPTDHVALVTVFTTYNSTADSDSRRNDLVSVGNVSYNKVERSMAILNVFLNFVQVTMPESHVIILTDPAVDLPLHRDIVTIQPIQGEYSRDKLMLQRIRSYIMFLQTRLEKLKQKQEQVTHFIFTDSDIAVIGDLGEIFSDYPNFDLALTFRNNKDQPLNSGFIAVRGTADGIQRGVAFLQEVLAVYSSKFMQASRMLGDQLALAWVVKSKPNFNIKRFSRGEAFQDMIGGASVLFLPCSLYNWTPPEGAGQFHGMPLDVKVVHFKGSRKRLMLEAWNFLSSSSNLPDMLCLILRSGRTKYDF